The DNA region GAGGCAATTATGCACTACTGTCTTTACCTCTGGCCCATCCTCTATGGGATaaccttcatttttcttctaagatgAGGGTCTCAAGCAAGCAACTCCCAACCAGAGTAGAAAGTAAAGCACATAAAATATCTACCACATgcgtttaatttttaaagactttgccTTTCTCTagcaaagaaaaacacttttgAAACATCGTCATGATAGTGTATAGTATTTGGAGCCTCAGTGTTGGTCACATACTGACTAGCCTGAAATTATGGCTAATAGCGAACTGTGGTTTCTTAAATTTCCTTCCCAAACCCAAGAAACTACTATTCCTCTGGAAATGCTGACTCCAGGTCTTCATCCAAAACATAAACAGAgccttacttctttcttttcttcttcttctttttttttaaagatccacCTGCATTTGCCAAAATGCCGCAACTTCTTAAGAGCATACTCACTGTGAGCAAGGTATTCCAGGAATATGCAGAACATCATGGGGTGGGCACGTCACTGAGCAAGAAGGAGTTGAAGCAGCTTCTCCTCACTGAGTTTGGAGACATCCTCCGGGTAAGATACATAGATTCTTGGTCCTCTGGAGTGAAATGTACATGAGTCTGATGTTCACATTGAGGACATTTTAAGACTATTTTGTTGTACTTGGTCATTCCCCACCAGTAATTTACTGGTAAGCACCTTCTGGTTCAGACAGCGTCTTAGTAGttcttacatgcacacacactcacacatgcacacacacatttatacactcacacatacacactcatacacacatacacacagattcatacatgcatacacacacacacacacacaagcaggaacacacaaacagacacacacacacatgcaggaacacatagacacagacacacacacacacctcctttgtATGTGAACTTGAACAAATCATAGAATAACCAAAGTAACggagaataacttttaaaatttgccATCTATATCTTCTGTTTGTCCTCCTGCACGCACACCTCCTCATGTATTATTCCTTAGTTCACTAAGGATGATTGagtgcctcctctgtgctggcaCAATCCTAGTTACTGAGGATACCAACATGAAGAAAGCTAACTTCCTTTTCTTCCAGAATATCACAGTGTAGTGGGAGAGAGGTATATAAATATGTAGGCCTTACTATGTAAAAAGATACAATAACTTTTTCAAATGACTCAAATTAATTGTTGGCACAGTCGTCTGCTCCCTGCGGTCATACTCACATTGGTTCACCAAGCGATTAGGTTCAGAGACCAAGCTGAACAAAGACTAGACTCAGAACCAAGCCACTTTCCTATTAATGGTTTCTCAAGAAATGGTGGGAGGGGGCATTGAGAGGATTGGGGCATTAATACTGATATATAATCCAACATCCATAAAAGGATATTTGgcggctttttttccccttctcacAGAGGCCAAATGACCCAGAGACCGTGGAAACAATTCTGGAACACTTGGACCGAGACAGAGATGGATACGTTAACTTTCATGAATACCTCTTGTTGGTGTTTCAGCTGGCCCAAGCCTGCCATCACAAGCTAGATAAGTTGCATGGGTCTGAAACCTCCTCCAAGAAAAAAACACGGAGCCATAATttttcagaaaacacaggtaGACAACATGGAGAAAGGCAGAGCTCTCTCCATGGTCAGTCTCAGGGACAAAGTCAGGATGTCCAATATGGTCAGTCTCAGAGGCAAGATGTGGACTCTCACCATGGCAACTCTGAGAGCCACAAAGCAGACTCTCACTATGGTCAGTCAGAGAGACACGATGGGGATTCCCACCATGGTCATTctgagagagaagacacagattATAGCTCAGATCAGTCTGAGACAGATGATCAGTTCTCTAGCTCTAGTCAAAGACTGGGTTATAAATCTAGCAGTGGCCAGCCCCAAAGTCAAGCATTTCTCTTTGCCTTAAATCAGTCTGAAATCCCTGCTCAGTTTCTTCATGGTGGACAgtctaaaacatttaaaagacaaagCAGCCATAGCCAGTCTGGAAGACTCCGACAAGATTCTTCTTCTAGTCAAACCAGTCAACAAGAAGCCAATTCTTATGAGCAATATGGAAGGCAGCATCAGAAATCGGgccacagtcacacagacagacaaggcCAGAATTTTCAGTTTggccagacaaacaaaaaaggacataGTGACCAccagagtcagacagacaggcaaGGACAGAGTGCCCACTATGGCCAGAAAGGCAGACAAGGACAGAGTTCTCACCagggtcagacagacagacaaggacagaATGCCCACTATGGCCAGAAAGGCAGACAAGGACAGAATTCTCACCagggtcagacagacagacaaggacagagtGCCCACTATGGCCAGAAAGGCAGACAAGGTCAGAGTTCTCACCaaggtcagacagacagacaaggacagagtGCCCACTATGGCCAGAAAGGCAGACAAGGACAGAGTTCTCACCAGGGTCAGACAGACAAACAAGGACAGAGTGCCCACTATGGCCAGAAAGGCAGACAAGGCCAGAGTTCTCACCAGGGTCAGACTGGCAGACAAGGACAGAATTCACACCAGGGTCAGATAGATAGACAAGGACAGAGCTCTCACCagggtcagacagacagacaaggacagagtTCACAGTGGcatgagacagacacacaagacCAAAGTTTTCATTATGGTCAGACAGGCAGACAAGGACAGAGTTCCCACCAGGGTCAGACAGATAGACAAGGACAGAGCTCTCACCagggtcagacagacagacaaggacagagtTCACAGTGGcatgagacagacacacaagacCAAAGTTTTCATTATGGTCAGACAGGCAGACAAGGACAGAGTTCCCACCAGGGTCAGACAGATAGACAAGGACAGAGTTCTCACCAGGGTCAGAAAAACAGACAAGGACAGAGTTCCCACCAggatcagacagacagacaaggacagagtTCACAGTGGcatgagacagacacacaagacCAAAGTTTTCATTATGGTCAGACAGGCAGACAAGGACAGAGTTCCCACCAGGGTCAGACAGATAGACAAGGACAGAGCTCTCACCagggtcagacagacagacaaggacagagtTCACAGTGGcatgagacagacacacaagacCAAAGTTTTCATTATGGTCAGACAGGCAGACAAGGACAGAGTTCCCACCAGGGTCAGACAGATAGACAAGGACAGAGTTCTCACCAGGGTCAGCAAAACAGACAAGGACAGAGCTCCCACCagggtcagacagacagacaaggacagagtTCACAGTGGcatgagacagacacacaagacCAAAGTTTTCATTATGGTCAGACAGGCAGACAAGGACAGAGTTCCCACCAGGGTCAGACAGATAGACAAGGACAGAGCTCTCACCagggtcagacagacagacaaggacagagtTCACAGTGGcatgagacagacacacaagacCAAAGTTTTCATTATGGTCAGACAGGCAGACAAGGACAGAGTTCCCACCAGGGTCAGCAAAACAGACAAGGACAGAGCTCCCACCagggtcagacagacagacaaggacagagtTCACAGTGGcatgagacagacacacaagacCAAAGTTTTCATTATGGTCAGACAGGCAGACAAGGACAGAGCTCTCACCAGGGTCTGACAGACAGAAAAGGACAGAGCTCCCACCAGAGtctgacagacagacaaggacagagcTCCCACCAGGGTCAGACAGGCAGACAAGGACAGAGTTCTCACCAGGGTCAGACAGATAGACAAGGACAGAGTTCTCACCAGGGTCAGACAAACCGACAAGGACAGAGTTCACAGTGGcatgagacagacacacaaggcCAAAGTTTTCATTatggtcagacagacagacaaggacagagtTCACAGTggcatc from Acomys russatus chromosome 15, mAcoRus1.1, whole genome shotgun sequence includes:
- the Rptn gene encoding repetin isoform X2, giving the protein MPQLLKSILTVSKVFQEYAEHHGVGTSLSKKELKQLLLTEFGDILRRPNDPETVETILEHLDRDRDGYVNFHEYLLLVFQLAQACHHKLDKLHGSETSSKKKTRSHNFSENTGRQHGERQSSLHGQSQGQSQDVQYGQSQRQDVDSHHGNSESHKADSHYGQSERHDGDSHHGHSEREDTDYSSDQSETDDQFSSSSQRLGYKSSSGQPQSQAFLFALNQSEIPAQFLHGGQSKTFKRQSSHSQSGRLRQDSSSSQTSQQEANSYEQYGRQHQKSGHSHTDRQGQNFQFGQTNKKGHSDHQSQTDRQGQSAHYGQKGRQGQSSHQGQTDKQGQSAHYGQKGRQGQSSHQGQTGRQGQNSHQGQIDRQGQSSHQGQTDRQGQSSQWHETDTQDQSFHYGQTGRQGQSSHQGQTDRQGQSSHQGQTDRQGQSSQWHETDTQDQSFHYGQTGRQGQSSHQGQTDRQGQSSHQGQKNRQGQSSHQDQTDRQGQSSQWHETDTQDQSFHYGQTGRQGQSSHQGQTDRQGQSSHQGQTDRQGQSSQWHETDTQDQSFHYGQTGRQGQSSHQGQTDRQGQSSHQGQQNRQGQSSHQGQTDRQGQSSQWHETDTQDQSFHYGQTGRQGQSSHQGQTDRQGQSSHQGQTDRQGQSSQWHETDTQDQSFHYGQTGRQGQSSHQGQQNRQGQSSHQGQTDRQGQSSQWHETDTQDQSFHYGQTGRQGQSSHQGLTDRKGQSSHQSLTDRQGQSSHQGQTGRQGQSSHQGQTDRQGQSSHQGQTNRQGQSSQWHETDTQGQSFHYGQTDRQGQSSQWHQTDRQGQSSHQGQTGRQGQNSYCGQSEIGKTEIQGQNRYFQGTGSTRRDSHVEQSGRPGNLSQQTSSADMNQTQRQRFQDRREQQTHHQAWRPQEDNQHKLLAQIYQEEPHSHKEWDQQSQCSEQDHWVEEDHDQSWDRHSLEDQESLYEMQSRQTHEEEQTHQANDGQTYVDEQNHQRQHGQTHEENHGHQHGRQTHEEEQEHHKQRKHQNQRQWERQTHDENERHQEAQEHSKSFPPKNRCHMNEDAQRQGSQESHFHLTHSDRRSQRREQSGNHPTKIAHVSNPFYEYAQEQAAYQY
- the Rptn gene encoding repetin isoform X3; translation: MPQLLKSILTVSKVFQEYAEHHGVGTSLSKKELKQLLLTEFGDILRRPNDPETVETILEHLDRDRDGYVNFHEYLLLVFQLAQACHHKLDKLHGSETSSKKKTRSHNFSENTGRQHGERQSSLHGQSQGQSQDVQYGQSQRQDVDSHHGNSESHKADSHYGQSERHDGDSHHGHSEREDTDYSSDQSETDDQFSSSSQRLGYKSSSGQPQSQAFLFALNQSEIPAQFLHGGQSKTFKRQSSHSQSGRLRQDSSSSQTSQQEANSYEQYGRQHQKSGHSHTDRQGQNFQFGQTNKKGHSDHQSQTDRQGQSAHYGQKKGRQGQSSHQGQTGRQGQNSHQGQIDRQGQSSHQGQTDRQGQSSQWHETDTQDQSFHYGQTGRQGQSSHQGQTDRQGQSSHQGQTDRQGQSSQWHETDTQDQSFHYGQTGRQGQSSHQGQTDRQGQSSHQGQKNRQGQSSHQDQTDRQGQSSQWHETDTQDQSFHYGQTGRQGQSSHQGQTDRQGQSSHQGQTDRQGQSSQWHETDTQDQSFHYGQTGRQGQSSHQGQTDRQGQSSHQGQQNRQGQSSHQGQTDRQGQSSQWHETDTQDQSFHYGQTGRQGQSSHQGQTDRQGQSSHQGQTDRQGQSSQWHETDTQDQSFHYGQTGRQGQSSHQGQQNRQGQSSHQGQTDRQGQSSQWHETDTQDQSFHYGQTGRQGQSSHQGLTDRKGQSSHQSLTDRQGQSSHQGQTGRQGQSSHQGQTDRQGQSSHQGQTNRQGQSSQWHETDTQGQSFHYGQTDRQGQSSQWHQTDRQGQSSHQGQTGRQGQNSYCGQSEIGKTEIQGQNRYFQGTGSTRRDSHVEQSGRPGNLSQQTSSADMNQTQRQRFQDRREQQTHHQAWRPQEDNQHKLLAQIYQEEPHSHKEWDQQSQCSEQDHWVEEDHDQSWDRHSLEDQESLYEMQSRQTHEEEQTHQANDGQTYVDEQNHQRQHGQTHEENHGHQHGRQTHEEEQEHHKQRKHQNQRQWERQTHDENERHQEAQEHSKSFPPKNRCHMNEDAQRQGSQESHFHLTHSDRRSQRREQSGNHPTKIAHVSNPFYEYAQEQAAYQY
- the Rptn gene encoding repetin isoform X1 produces the protein MPQLLKSILTVSKVFQEYAEHHGVGTSLSKKELKQLLLTEFGDILRRPNDPETVETILEHLDRDRDGYVNFHEYLLLVFQLAQACHHKLDKLHGSETSSKKKTRSHNFSENTGRQHGERQSSLHGQSQGQSQDVQYGQSQRQDVDSHHGNSESHKADSHYGQSERHDGDSHHGHSEREDTDYSSDQSETDDQFSSSSQRLGYKSSSGQPQSQAFLFALNQSEIPAQFLHGGQSKTFKRQSSHSQSGRLRQDSSSSQTSQQEANSYEQYGRQHQKSGHSHTDRQGQNFQFGQTNKKGHSDHQSQTDRQGQSAHYGQKGRQGQSSHQGQTDRQGQSAHYGQKGRQGQSSHQGQTDKQGQSAHYGQKGRQGQSSHQGQTGRQGQNSHQGQIDRQGQSSHQGQTDRQGQSSQWHETDTQDQSFHYGQTGRQGQSSHQGQTDRQGQSSHQGQTDRQGQSSQWHETDTQDQSFHYGQTGRQGQSSHQGQTDRQGQSSHQGQKNRQGQSSHQDQTDRQGQSSQWHETDTQDQSFHYGQTGRQGQSSHQGQTDRQGQSSHQGQTDRQGQSSQWHETDTQDQSFHYGQTGRQGQSSHQGQTDRQGQSSHQGQQNRQGQSSHQGQTDRQGQSSQWHETDTQDQSFHYGQTGRQGQSSHQGQTDRQGQSSHQGQTDRQGQSSQWHETDTQDQSFHYGQTGRQGQSSHQGQQNRQGQSSHQGQTDRQGQSSQWHETDTQDQSFHYGQTGRQGQSSHQGLTDRKGQSSHQSLTDRQGQSSHQGQTGRQGQSSHQGQTDRQGQSSHQGQTNRQGQSSQWHETDTQGQSFHYGQTDRQGQSSQWHQTDRQGQSSHQGQTGRQGQNSYCGQSEIGKTEIQGQNRYFQGTGSTRRDSHVEQSGRPGNLSQQTSSADMNQTQRQRFQDRREQQTHHQAWRPQEDNQHKLLAQIYQEEPHSHKEWDQQSQCSEQDHWVEEDHDQSWDRHSLEDQESLYEMQSRQTHEEEQTHQANDGQTYVDEQNHQRQHGQTHEENHGHQHGRQTHEEEQEHHKQRKHQNQRQWERQTHDENERHQEAQEHSKSFPPKNRCHMNEDAQRQGSQESHFHLTHSDRRSQRREQSGNHPTKIAHVSNPFYEYAQEQAAYQY